Below is a window of Corynebacterium kalinowskii DNA.
CCTGAACTGCTGGGTTGTCATAGTTAAGGTCCGGCTGGTGGCTAAAGAAACGGTGCCAGTAGTACTGTCCGCGCACCGGATCGTAGGTCCAGTTGGATTCTTCGGTGTCAATGAAAATGATCCGGGCGTCTTGGTAGAGCTCGTCGGTATCGCTCCAGACATAAAAGTCGCCGTAGGGGCCGTTCGGGTCGCGACGTGACTCTACGAACCACGGGTGCTGATCCGAAGTGTGGTTCATTACGAGGTCAGTAATGACACGGATGCCGCGTTGGTGAGCTTGGTCAATGAGCTCAACAAAGTCATCCACCGTGCCGAACTCCGGCAAGATCTCGCGGAAGTTACGGATATCGTAGCCGCCGTCCTTCAACGGGGAATCATAAAACGGCGGAATCCACAGGCAATCAACACCAAGCCATTGCAGGTAGTCCAGCTTGCTCGTCAAGCCTGCTAGGTCGCCGACGCCGTCGTTATTGGCATCGGCGAAAGCGCGCACCAGCACCTCGTAGAACACGGCTTGCTTGTACCACTCGGGTTGCGGGCGCTCCCATGGTTCTTCGCCGGGCGCAGGTGCCGGGGTGCGGTAGCTATCGGCAGTTGGTTCAACAACAAAACCTTGGTCGTCGATCAGTGGGGTGGTGGAGATCGGTTCAGTCATACTTTCCAGCGTAGGCAAATCTCAACAACGGTGTCGTGTACATCACTATGATGGTGAGTACAATCCAAAAGATTTAGGGAGCATGATTCGTGAAGAAACTTCAAGTAGGCGCGATCGCATTAGCTGCTGGCACTTCGGCGTTGGCAGTATTCGACTTTTTCCAGCCCAAGCACTCTATTCGACGCAATTTCCCCGTTGTCGGTCGAGCGCGCTGGATCGCTGAATCCTTGCGGGACCCGGTTCAGCAGTACTTCGTGGAATCTGACACCGACGGTGCACCTTTCGACCGCGAAACCCGCACGATGGTCTACCAGCAGGCCAAGAATCTTGGCGCAGAAGAGGCCTTTGGCACCGAGCGGGATTTGCTCAAGCCTGGCCGCGACCACATTCTGCACTCTGCGAATCCTGCCCCAATCCTGACGGAAGCGCCAAAGGTCCGCATCGGTGGCCCGCAGTGCTCCCAGCCGTTTGACATCCCGCTGTTCAATATCTCCTCGATGTCCTACGGGTCTTTGTCCAAAACTGCAGTTCTGGCGATGAACAAGGGCGCAGCGATGGGCGGCTTCGTTCATGAAACCGGCGAAGGCGGTCTGACCCCGTACCACCTCGAATACGGCGCTGACCTGGTCTGGGAAATCGGCTCCGGCTATTTCGGTTGTCGCAATGATGACGGCACGTTCAGCCCGGAGCGGTTCGCCGAGAAGGCAAAGAAGCCACAGGTCAAGGCCATCCTGATCAAGCTCAGCCAGGGTGCGAAGCCCGGTATGGGTGGCATGCTGCCCGGTGAGAAGGTGACTGAGGAGCTTTCCGAGATCCGTGGCATTCCGGTGGGCGAGGACTGCCTGTCTCCGGCATCGCACTCGGCATTTAGCAACCCGATCGAAATGATGCACTTCATCCAGCAGCTGCGTGAACTCTCGGGTGGTAAACCGATTGGCTTCAAGCTGTGTGTTGGTACCCGACACGAGGTGCTGTGCATGTGTAAGGCCATGGTGGAGACCGGCATTATGCCGGACTTCATCACCGTGGACGGTGCCGAAGGTGGCACAGGTGCGGCGCCACTGGAGTTCCTGGACCGCGTGGGTACGCCACTGTCCGAAGGCCTGATCATTATGCATAACGCTTTGGTCGGTTGTAACCTCCGCCAGCACATTGCGATCGGCGCAGCCGGCAAGATCGTCGGTGGTGCGGACATCATCCGTCGTCTGGCAATCGGTGCTGACTTCACCAACTCCGCGCGCGGCATGATGATGGCGGTGGGCTGCATCCAGGCAAAGGCCTGCCACACGAATGAGTGTCCTGCGGGCGTCGCTACGCAAAACCCGCGTTTCTACCGCGGTCTGGACATCGATGACAAGGCCGAGCGCGTGAAGAATTACCAGGCCAATACGCTGAAGTCTGCGATGCGCATTCTCTCTGCCATGGGTTTGACGGATTTCCGTGACCTCGGCCCGGCCCACATTGTGCGCCGCATTGACCCAACCCAGGCGCGTCCGTACGAGGACATTTTCGACTGGTTGTCACCCGGTGCATTGCTCAACGGCGAGGCTCCCTACGATTGGCAGCGTGACTTTGATCGTGCGTCTGCGGAGACTTACACCGCTCCGCCGACCCGCGCTGGCTTGATTCGTACCGGAAATGGAATGTAAATGAACCCGCTGCTCGACCCCTCACCGCTCGACTATCAGCTCCCACCGTTTGCTTCGATAACGGTCGAACACTACGTTCCGGCCTTTTTGGCGGCGCTGGATGATCATGATGCGGAAATCGCAGCCATTGTGAAGAACCCGGAAGATTCAAGCTGGGAAAACACGATGGAAGCGTTTGAGGCGTCGGGCCAGGCGTTGGCTCGTGTGGCCAATGTCTTCTTCAACCTTTCCGGTACTGATTCCTCGGACGAGTTCAATGCGATCTCCGCCGAGGTCCTGCCAAAACTGTCGGCGCACTCGTCTGCGATCTACCAGAACGAAGCGCTGTACCAGCGTCTGCAATCCTTGACGGCCCCCGAGGATGAGGAAAGCCAGCGCTTGCTGGACCACACGCTGCGCGCTTTCCGACGTCGGGGTGCAGCGCTCTCTGATTCCGACAAGCAGCGCCTGACCTCGATTGACGCATCATTGTCCGCGCTGGCCGAGAAGTTC
It encodes the following:
- a CDS encoding FMN-binding glutamate synthase family protein; translated protein: MKKLQVGAIALAAGTSALAVFDFFQPKHSIRRNFPVVGRARWIAESLRDPVQQYFVESDTDGAPFDRETRTMVYQQAKNLGAEEAFGTERDLLKPGRDHILHSANPAPILTEAPKVRIGGPQCSQPFDIPLFNISSMSYGSLSKTAVLAMNKGAAMGGFVHETGEGGLTPYHLEYGADLVWEIGSGYFGCRNDDGTFSPERFAEKAKKPQVKAILIKLSQGAKPGMGGMLPGEKVTEELSEIRGIPVGEDCLSPASHSAFSNPIEMMHFIQQLRELSGGKPIGFKLCVGTRHEVLCMCKAMVETGIMPDFITVDGAEGGTGAAPLEFLDRVGTPLSEGLIIMHNALVGCNLRQHIAIGAAGKIVGGADIIRRLAIGADFTNSARGMMMAVGCIQAKACHTNECPAGVATQNPRFYRGLDIDDKAERVKNYQANTLKSAMRILSAMGLTDFRDLGPAHIVRRIDPTQARPYEDIFDWLSPGALLNGEAPYDWQRDFDRASAETYTAPPTRAGLIRTGNGM